A genome region from candidate division TA06 bacterium includes the following:
- a CDS encoding translocation/assembly module TamB domain-containing protein, with protein sequence MPHKTRNIIVITSAAVVLLSLAGLALYLNSRSFKEKLKTKADLTLSNVLGREFTIDSASVQLPMNIVLHGLKLASEDSLKNGMMLEVPRIKVVIHPWVSLTKGRITVNQVGVYDARARLVRRSDGSWNFSNLFKSDSTKPKGKTNFPPLEISTVEIGNLKVMISPGPDSQLVEKINLMAGLKMGGPKLSLNLKDFSAYIPDRKFSLNKGNGSLAINGDTVKLDGFGINLGSSRLGLSLWLDGKSKKYGLSRAKLKLNMSDVARAARLKAEDFDGQIIITAGGKGSLDNPSANVDIRSAACGIGGARLERLNVRLSFRDQMLLVEDIDLASGPGTVNGTGQLDLKARDYDLQLSLNRVDLGTMLPMAGKALKTNINGVFKLQGQGLEPKKIKARADLVLNRSSVNDIPVDEFRCFVRAEGADIAIDQIRLRSGQAQLEAKGDIYKEAVSLELETDEIDLAQFGPLFGLKDLAGRLRFTGLVSGSTKDPDIIGSFRLKEAGLAGISCLYFDGNMSVKSIAKSPLGDSKFTLTGIEFGKQSIEKIEMLAELRGLDRGGFSVHIVKDSITEGLLSGQLEVAGKNISLIVYKLFFNSGYQIIANSQPLAVDIKSGAIDLKPGKLILGRGSLLFSGNYRNNKDFQVDIKGRDIDSRRILELMQLDKTVHGLLDFELAGSGNLASPKYSLKLNVGNLRFEQFTADNLFLDVAYADRVVRLNQLAISRYGSVSELSARIPVNLAAGPEMGKLLDQPMEGQVSLRDIGTWAFFPMADFLSVYEGRIDLSVALSGTPFKPLLNGDFSINNAKMVLRPFGMYLRDVIVRAHFNADSLVIDGIKGTTENQGLVMINRGEILLERFIPSKMYFLITTREAPIRNIPFIEANVDARIEINGTVNHPKISGNVKVNTALISMPFAPAEEPPPPEGEPKPMDLDLAITGPQGIWLRNNDADIELKIDNLNVRMQQNLLFLSGRLETIRGTYKALDRQFDITSGQLTFTNSALINPELNLSAQTSVDQPTPEGGTSKVKIFLKIQGTALQPKLSFTSDPTMSEQDILTMISVGRKLDDENGNGDLAGQVTQRGVDYLSNMLLGKLQQKNIGLVDVVRLKTYLTGEDKGAQVTLGKYVTRKVFVSYSQGLSANLSTEFTAEYLFGTRSAIVAKKDDKGKFNLGLRMKFKY encoded by the coding sequence CAGCGTCCAGCTGCCAATGAACATCGTGCTCCATGGCTTGAAGCTGGCCTCGGAAGACTCCCTGAAAAACGGAATGATGCTGGAGGTCCCCCGGATCAAAGTGGTCATCCACCCCTGGGTTTCTTTGACCAAGGGGAGGATCACCGTCAATCAGGTGGGAGTATATGACGCCCGGGCCAGGCTGGTCCGCCGCTCCGACGGCAGTTGGAATTTTTCCAATTTGTTCAAATCGGATTCCACCAAACCCAAGGGAAAAACCAATTTCCCGCCCCTGGAAATTTCTACCGTCGAAATCGGTAACTTAAAGGTAATGATCAGCCCGGGCCCGGATTCCCAACTGGTGGAAAAAATAAACCTGATGGCAGGGCTGAAGATGGGCGGGCCAAAATTATCATTGAATTTAAAGGATTTCAGCGCCTATATTCCCGATCGCAAGTTTTCCCTGAATAAAGGAAATGGTTCTCTGGCCATCAACGGGGACACAGTCAAACTGGATGGTTTCGGGATTAATCTGGGCTCCAGCCGCCTGGGACTTAGTTTATGGCTGGACGGAAAAAGCAAGAAATACGGCCTGTCCCGGGCCAAGCTTAAGCTCAATATGTCCGATGTGGCCCGGGCCGCCCGGTTGAAAGCCGAAGATTTTGACGGGCAAATAATCATCACTGCCGGAGGCAAGGGCAGTCTTGATAACCCGTCCGCAAACGTAGATATCCGGTCTGCGGCCTGCGGTATCGGCGGAGCGCGCCTGGAACGTTTGAATGTCCGGTTGAGTTTCAGGGATCAGATGCTTTTGGTTGAGGACATTGATCTGGCTTCCGGCCCGGGCACGGTCAATGGCACTGGCCAGTTGGATTTGAAGGCCAGGGACTACGATCTGCAGCTTTCCTTAAACCGGGTGGACCTGGGAACAATGCTGCCGATGGCCGGAAAGGCATTAAAGACCAACATCAACGGCGTATTCAAGTTGCAGGGCCAGGGACTGGAGCCTAAAAAAATCAAGGCCAGGGCCGATCTGGTCTTGAACCGCAGCTCGGTTAACGATATCCCGGTGGATGAGTTTCGCTGTTTCGTTAGGGCCGAAGGCGCCGACATCGCAATAGACCAGATCCGGCTGAGGAGCGGCCAGGCCCAGTTGGAGGCCAAAGGCGATATTTACAAGGAGGCCGTCAGCCTGGAACTGGAAACCGACGAGATCGACCTGGCCCAATTCGGACCTTTGTTCGGACTGAAGGATCTGGCCGGCCGCCTGCGCTTCACCGGGCTGGTATCGGGTTCTACCAAAGACCCCGATATCATCGGATCGTTCCGATTAAAGGAGGCCGGACTGGCCGGGATCAGCTGCCTGTATTTTGACGGCAATATGTCTGTAAAATCAATAGCCAAAAGCCCCCTGGGGGACAGCAAATTCACGCTGACCGGAATAGAATTCGGCAAACAAAGCATAGAAAAAATCGAGATGCTGGCCGAATTGAGGGGCCTGGACCGGGGAGGTTTTTCCGTTCATATTGTCAAGGACAGCATCACCGAAGGGCTTTTGAGCGGGCAGCTGGAGGTGGCCGGAAAGAACATATCGCTGATAGTCTACAAACTTTTCTTCAATTCCGGTTACCAGATCATTGCCAACAGCCAGCCTCTGGCGGTGGACATCAAGTCCGGCGCAATCGATCTTAAGCCCGGCAAGCTGATCTTAGGCCGGGGCAGCCTGCTTTTCTCGGGGAACTACCGGAACAATAAAGATTTTCAGGTAGATATCAAAGGCCGGGATATTGACAGCCGAAGGATACTGGAGCTTATGCAGCTTGATAAAACCGTCCACGGCCTGCTGGATTTTGAGCTGGCTGGTTCCGGCAACCTGGCCTCGCCAAAATATTCTTTAAAGCTGAATGTAGGCAATCTCCGGTTTGAACAGTTCACCGCCGATAATCTCTTCCTGGACGTGGCTTATGCCGACCGGGTGGTCCGGCTGAACCAGTTGGCTATCAGCCGCTACGGAAGCGTTTCCGAGCTTTCGGCCAGGATCCCGGTCAACCTGGCGGCGGGCCCGGAGATGGGAAAATTGCTAGATCAGCCGATGGAAGGACAGGTCAGCTTAAGGGACATCGGCACCTGGGCCTTTTTTCCCATGGCTGATTTTTTAAGCGTCTATGAAGGCCGGATAGATCTTTCGGTCGCACTTTCGGGCACGCCCTTCAAACCGCTGCTGAACGGGGATTTTTCCATCAACAACGCCAAGATGGTGCTCCGGCCCTTCGGCATGTACCTGCGGGACGTGATAGTCAGGGCCCATTTCAACGCCGACAGCCTGGTGATAGACGGCATCAAAGGAACCACCGAGAACCAGGGACTGGTGATGATCAACCGGGGCGAGATCCTTTTGGAAAGATTCATCCCCTCCAAGATGTATTTCCTGATCACCACCCGCGAGGCGCCCATCCGCAACATTCCGTTCATCGAAGCCAACGTGGACGCCCGGATCGAGATCAACGGAACGGTCAATCATCCTAAAATTTCGGGAAATGTAAAGGTCAACACCGCCCTGATCTCCATGCCCTTTGCCCCGGCCGAGGAGCCGCCGCCGCCAGAAGGCGAGCCCAAGCCAATGGATCTGGACCTGGCCATCACCGGCCCCCAGGGGATCTGGCTGCGCAACAACGACGCCGACATCGAGCTGAAGATAGACAACCTGAACGTGAGGATGCAGCAAAATCTTTTGTTTTTGTCGGGGCGGCTGGAGACCATCCGGGGCACTTACAAGGCCCTGGACCGCCAGTTTGACATCACCTCGGGCCAGCTGACCTTCACCAACTCGGCCCTTATTAATCCGGAGCTTAACCTGTCGGCCCAGACCTCGGTGGATCAGCCAACCCCCGAGGGGGGCACCAGCAAGGTGAAGATATTTTTGAAAATCCAGGGAACGGCTCTCCAGCCAAAACTTAGCTTCACTTCCGACCCCACCATGTCCGAACAGGACATCCTGACCATGATCTCGGTGGGCCGCAAACTGGATGACGAGAACGGCAATGGGGATTTGGCCGGCCAGGTGACCCAGCGGGGGGTGGATTACCTCAGCAACATGCTTTTGGGCAAACTCCAACAAAAGAATATCGGGCTGGTGGACGTAGTGCGGCTGAAAACCTATCTGACCGGCGAAGACAAGGGGGCCCAGGTGACCCTGGGCAAATACGTCACCCGCAAAGTTTTTGTCAGCTACTCCCAGGGGCTTTCTGCGAACCTGTCAACGGAGTTCACCGCCGAATACCTGTTCGGCACCCGCAGCGCCATAGTGGCTAAGAAGGACGACAAGGGGAAGTTCAATCTGGGCTTAAGGATGAAGTTCAAGTACTGA
- a CDS encoding type IV pilus twitching motility protein PilT, whose protein sequence is MEISQLLQHMAQQGASDLHLKVGSSPLLRIYGDLLPTQMPALTPDDIKRFVDSVLTPAQWQRFTQDLELDFAYTQPGTGRFRVNLFLQRSSLGLVFRLVPEKIPSLDELGFPAILKEIALRPRGLVLVTGPAGCGKSTTQASMLDHRNANDPCHIMTVEDPVEFIHTDKKAIVNQRELGRDTLTFADALKYVLRQDPDCILIGEMRDLETISLAITAAETGHLVLATLHTTDAVQTIDRIIDVFPLHQQEQIRMQVAVNFVAVISQILVKRADGRGRVAAHEIMTGTGAVRNLIREGKTYQLQSLIQTSVKQGMCTLNMSLASLFRRKLITLDEALSKSTDPENLQQIMRSQ, encoded by the coding sequence ATGGAAATAAGCCAGCTGTTGCAGCATATGGCCCAGCAAGGCGCCTCCGACCTTCACCTCAAAGTAGGAAGCAGCCCCCTGTTGCGCATCTACGGAGACCTGCTGCCTACCCAGATGCCGGCCCTGACGCCCGACGACATCAAGCGGTTCGTGGATTCCGTGCTGACCCCGGCCCAATGGCAGCGTTTTACCCAGGACCTGGAGTTGGACTTTGCCTATACCCAGCCCGGCACCGGACGTTTCCGGGTCAACCTGTTTTTGCAGCGCAGTTCTCTGGGCCTGGTCTTCCGGCTGGTTCCCGAGAAAATCCCTTCGCTGGATGAACTTGGCTTTCCCGCCATTTTAAAGGAGATCGCGCTGCGGCCCCGGGGCCTGGTGCTGGTAACCGGCCCGGCCGGCTGCGGCAAGTCCACCACCCAGGCCTCCATGCTCGACCATCGCAACGCCAACGATCCCTGCCACATCATGACGGTGGAGGACCCGGTGGAGTTCATCCATACCGATAAAAAGGCCATCGTCAACCAGCGGGAGCTGGGCCGGGATACTTTGACCTTTGCCGACGCCCTGAAATACGTGCTGCGCCAGGACCCGGACTGCATCTTGATCGGCGAGATGCGCGACCTGGAGACCATCAGCCTGGCCATCACCGCGGCCGAGACCGGCCACTTAGTGCTGGCCACCCTCCACACCACCGACGCCGTCCAGACTATCGACCGGATCATCGACGTTTTCCCCCTGCACCAGCAGGAGCAGATCCGGATGCAGGTAGCGGTGAACTTCGTGGCGGTGATTTCCCAGATCCTGGTAAAACGGGCTGACGGAAGAGGCCGGGTGGCCGCCCATGAGATAATGACCGGCACCGGCGCGGTGCGGAATCTAATCCGGGAGGGCAAGACCTACCAGTTGCAGAGCCTGATCCAGACCAGCGTCAAGCAGGGCATGTGCACCCTTAACATGTCGCTGGCCTCGTTGTTCCGGAGAAAATTGATAACCCTGGATGAGGCCTTGAGCAAATCCACCGACCCCGAAAACCTCCAGCAGATAATGAGGTCCCAGTAG